A section of the Ornithinimicrobium sufpigmenti genome encodes:
- a CDS encoding YfjP family GTPase produces MRLRRGAREGAGTVSVAERADALRSALDIGGDELDPAASEQARAVVDRAVERSALTGGRTVVALAGATGSGKSSLFNRLAGGEVSTISPRRPTTAEAGAAIWGEEDASELLDWLGVHNRHHVPASAEDVDLDGLVLVDLPDFDSRELRHRVEADKILERADVFVWVTDPQKYADARLHDDYLRPLRHHDTVMLLVLNQADRLRQEGGVDQVADDLRRLVREDGAGDHEVIVTSARVGTGLDELRRRIGQVVSARNAAEARLVADLRTRAEQVAEGVAPSTPDLGEGVDRRLHETLKVSSGVPVVLDAVERDYVRQAAQRTGWPFTRWVSGLRPDPLRRLRLGDDRPGPTGIAPSDVRAVLGRSSLPAPTPAARANVQLATRRLGEEAGASLPPRWAEAVLEAASPKEDNLADALDQAVVGVPLRKRAPRWWSVVGVLQLILAVAAVVGLAWLTVLAVLGWFQIPAEALFWGPVPVPLALLVGGLLAGLLVAVLARIAARVGARRRRRHVEHLLDEAIDEVAYQHVRRPITTVLDRHDRTRELLSVAAS; encoded by the coding sequence GTGAGGCTGCGCCGCGGTGCACGAGAGGGAGCGGGGACGGTATCCGTCGCAGAGCGGGCCGACGCCCTGCGCTCGGCCCTCGACATCGGCGGGGACGAGCTCGACCCTGCCGCGAGCGAGCAGGCGCGGGCCGTCGTGGACCGGGCGGTCGAGCGCTCGGCACTGACCGGGGGCCGCACGGTCGTGGCCCTCGCCGGCGCCACCGGCTCGGGCAAGTCCAGCCTGTTCAACCGCCTGGCCGGCGGCGAGGTGTCCACGATCAGCCCCCGGCGCCCCACCACGGCCGAGGCCGGAGCGGCCATCTGGGGCGAGGAGGATGCCAGCGAGCTGCTCGACTGGCTCGGTGTGCACAACCGTCACCACGTGCCCGCCAGCGCCGAGGACGTCGACCTGGACGGCCTGGTGCTCGTGGACCTGCCCGACTTCGACTCCCGGGAGCTGCGGCACCGGGTCGAGGCCGACAAGATCCTGGAACGGGCCGACGTCTTCGTCTGGGTGACCGACCCCCAGAAGTATGCCGACGCCCGGCTGCACGACGACTACCTACGGCCGCTGCGGCACCACGACACCGTGATGCTGCTCGTCCTCAACCAGGCCGACAGGCTGCGGCAGGAGGGCGGCGTCGACCAGGTCGCGGACGACCTGCGGCGCCTGGTCCGCGAGGACGGTGCCGGTGACCACGAGGTCATCGTCACCTCGGCCCGGGTCGGCACCGGCCTGGACGAGCTGCGCAGACGTATCGGCCAGGTCGTGAGCGCCCGGAACGCCGCCGAGGCGCGGCTCGTGGCGGACCTGCGTACCCGGGCCGAGCAGGTCGCCGAGGGCGTCGCGCCGAGCACCCCGGACCTGGGAGAGGGTGTGGACAGGCGGTTGCACGAGACGCTCAAGGTGTCCTCGGGCGTGCCGGTCGTCCTGGACGCCGTCGAGCGCGACTACGTCCGGCAGGCCGCCCAGCGCACCGGTTGGCCCTTCACGCGGTGGGTGTCCGGGCTGAGGCCGGACCCGCTGCGCCGGCTCCGGCTGGGCGATGACCGGCCCGGCCCCACCGGCATCGCGCCCTCCGACGTGCGCGCCGTGCTGGGCCGTTCCTCGCTGCCGGCCCCCACCCCGGCGGCCCGCGCGAACGTCCAGCTGGCCACCCGCCGGCTCGGCGAGGAGGCCGGCGCCTCGCTGCCGCCGCGGTGGGCGGAGGCCGTGCTCGAGGCGGCCAGCCCGAAGGAGGACAACCTCGCGGACGCGCTGGACCAGGCGGTGGTGGGTGTCCCGTTGCGCAAGCGGGCCCCCCGTTGGTGGTCGGTCGTCGGCGTGCTGCAGCTCATCCTCGCGGTGGCTGCCGTGGTCGGCCTGGCCTGGTTGACGGTCCTGGCGGTCCTCGGGTGGTTTCAGATCCCGGCAGAGGCGCTCTTCTGGGGGCCGGTGCCGGTCCCGCTCGCGCTTCTCGTCGGCGGGCTGCTCGCGGGGCTGCTGGTCGCGGTGCTGGCACGGATCGCCGCCAGGGTCGGCGCCCGGCGACGGCGACGGCACGTCGAGCACCTCCTCGACGAGGCGATCGATGAGGTCGCCTACCAGCACGTGCGGCGGCCGATCACCACCGTCCTGGACCGGCACGACCGGACGCGCGAGCTGCTCTCCGTCGCCGCGTCCTAG
- a CDS encoding S8 family serine peptidase, with amino-acid sequence MPFQPAHAARRRLPGARRLAYGVLATPLVLSPLATVAQGMDGPNLAAVAATDRTGAPETAAGAAGEGAETVTLITGDTVQLTTGPDGRQLASVRPAPDGRASGFWTHRDDGDLYVVPNGLMPLIPERLDPALFNVTDLVEAGYTDARMDSVPLILTYEEGTSVPAAAWAVDGDVDGDVQQLESINGLSITLDKDDDTAELATALEQLARGRQTGQGPLAGLDKVWLDHPVEAMLEHSVPQIGAPTAWEQGYDGSGVTVAVLDSGIDDEHPDLAGQVVASENFSDSDTAKDRDGHGTHVAATVAGTGAASDGRSVGVAPGAGLLNGKVLDDFGNGTTSGLIEGMEWAVEQGADVVNLSVGVRGFYSDGTDPGSMAVNALVEEHGTLFVIAAGNDGPGESTVTAPGSADLALTVGAVDRNEDIASFSSRGPRFGDHAVKPEITGPGVDIVAARAAGTWAGFPVDDSYTSMSGTSMAAPHVAGAAALVAQARPELTGVELRALLVGTAVPNEDLRVLDQGAGRVNVPTALTGEAIAEPVALHLGSYGFPHEQVQVEETVTYRNLGEEPLTLDLVATARNAEGEPAHQDAVSVSPTSLTVPAGESASATVTLDTAAPGVGQFGGAVVATSASGETVSTPLSYYKEPERYDVVVEGIARDGRPAQGSFTVLDVADGSVSATRNWGTDDSSCTTDSWAMSNCIRLEPGTYSISGVVFTMPEGQSSTAPPAFDEYALNTSLVADPEVTIDGPTTLTLDARDAVEVQIQTPEHEARPATGSALHVGLDRVAQDGTALSQGQFITPRTMVESRLFMTPTDDVQLGELSAYTQWTLEAPDVALQVAGNDALSLDPHYFDPYYFSDHSWQFPRLEGEHSLPVIDVGTATAEEIAGTELTGALALVRSSDALSAGEQSNNAAEAGAAMVAVYHDTPGSDPHPGATGILLEVPTVRLSHAEGTGLLELLGQGPVTVLAAGEPASPYRYNLRLTEEGGIPAELEYVLDTDELAAVTNGFHSQLSTEVTLTETWYTQRVGDNFAITFPTPTLGGPRERVDYYVADPGLEYIQGIETPENQYNYLWPSDPQARIYLVNQPQTFGPGERLERSWLQAPLRPGLWPERSIMRTEDFLDIRLAAFVDGEGNTSEGSTSYFDNGFDVTMRLFADGELVMESDYANGRLDLPPDAEDYRLEYEVDNHAPWAELATHTISAWTYQSTRPQGDQTRIEPLLTVDYDLDVDLQNRLRPASPTDGPATIEFTVRHQTGASQSQILPDASLDISYDGGTTWRSVENLRELENGRFAGDLPAEVPEQNDGTLSLRMSAQDAAGSTVEQEVHRAAGLPEPVEGEPVEVDRISGKHRYATAAATALAFGEVDTVYLASGQQFPDALSGVAPAVRDGAPVLLTRAGQLPSDTKAAMVELAPETVLVLGGDQAVSDTVLDEVGSLTGAKVSRVAGRDRYGTAAELALERFVPDDVDTVYVASGREFADSLSAGPLAGQGGDPVVLTKPDDLPSATIQALTALAPERIVVLGGEVAVDDAVYSELRGYADTVERLAGETRYETAAFVAERVAPTGREFVASGQEYADALSGGALAGLHGSPVLLTKAEELPSVTGDALTEREPSQVTLLGGELRIPDAVRAAIEELFRP; translated from the coding sequence ATGCCATTCCAGCCTGCCCACGCGGCGCGGCGACGCCTGCCCGGAGCGCGACGACTAGCCTACGGCGTCCTGGCCACGCCGCTGGTCCTGTCGCCGCTCGCGACGGTGGCGCAGGGTATGGACGGACCGAACCTGGCCGCGGTGGCGGCGACCGACCGGACCGGAGCGCCCGAGACGGCCGCGGGTGCAGCGGGAGAGGGGGCAGAGACGGTCACCCTGATCACGGGCGACACGGTCCAGCTCACGACGGGACCGGACGGCCGGCAGCTGGCCAGCGTCCGGCCCGCGCCCGACGGCCGGGCGAGCGGATTCTGGACCCACCGCGACGATGGCGACCTCTACGTCGTGCCCAACGGCTTGATGCCGCTGATCCCGGAACGGCTCGACCCCGCGCTCTTCAACGTCACCGACCTGGTCGAGGCGGGATACACCGACGCCCGGATGGACTCGGTGCCGCTCATCCTCACCTACGAGGAAGGTACATCGGTGCCGGCGGCGGCCTGGGCCGTCGACGGTGACGTCGACGGTGACGTCCAGCAGCTGGAGAGCATCAACGGTCTGAGCATCACGCTGGACAAGGACGACGACACCGCAGAGCTGGCCACGGCGCTCGAGCAGCTGGCCAGGGGCCGACAGACCGGGCAGGGCCCGCTCGCCGGCCTGGACAAGGTCTGGTTGGACCACCCCGTCGAGGCGATGCTGGAGCACAGCGTCCCTCAGATCGGTGCGCCGACCGCGTGGGAGCAGGGGTATGACGGCAGCGGGGTCACCGTCGCGGTGCTCGACTCCGGCATCGACGACGAGCACCCGGACCTGGCCGGCCAGGTGGTCGCCAGCGAGAACTTCAGTGACTCGGACACCGCCAAGGATCGCGACGGTCACGGGACGCACGTCGCCGCGACCGTCGCGGGGACCGGGGCGGCTTCGGACGGCCGGTCCGTCGGAGTCGCTCCCGGAGCCGGTCTGCTCAACGGCAAGGTGCTCGACGACTTCGGCAACGGCACGACGAGCGGGTTGATCGAGGGCATGGAGTGGGCGGTCGAGCAGGGCGCCGACGTCGTGAACCTGAGCGTCGGCGTGCGGGGCTTCTACTCCGACGGGACCGACCCCGGCAGCATGGCCGTCAACGCACTCGTCGAGGAGCACGGCACGCTGTTCGTCATCGCGGCCGGCAACGACGGTCCCGGGGAGAGCACCGTCACCGCACCCGGCTCGGCGGACCTCGCGCTGACCGTCGGGGCCGTGGACCGGAACGAGGACATCGCCAGCTTCTCCAGCCGGGGGCCCCGCTTCGGCGACCACGCGGTCAAGCCGGAGATCACCGGTCCCGGTGTCGACATCGTGGCCGCCCGGGCCGCCGGCACGTGGGCCGGGTTCCCGGTCGACGACAGCTACACCTCGATGTCCGGCACCTCGATGGCGGCCCCGCACGTGGCGGGCGCGGCTGCCCTGGTGGCCCAGGCGCGTCCGGAGCTGACCGGTGTGGAGCTCAGGGCGCTGCTCGTCGGCACGGCGGTGCCCAACGAGGACCTCAGGGTGCTCGACCAGGGCGCCGGCCGGGTCAACGTGCCCACCGCGCTGACCGGTGAGGCCATCGCCGAGCCGGTGGCACTGCACCTGGGCAGCTACGGCTTCCCGCACGAGCAGGTGCAGGTGGAGGAGACGGTCACCTATCGCAACCTGGGGGAGGAGCCCCTGACGCTGGACCTGGTGGCCACGGCACGCAACGCCGAGGGAGAGCCTGCGCACCAGGACGCTGTCTCGGTCAGCCCGACGAGTCTGACGGTGCCCGCTGGGGAGAGCGCCTCGGCGACGGTCACCCTCGACACCGCCGCACCCGGCGTGGGCCAGTTCGGCGGCGCCGTCGTCGCGACCTCGGCGTCGGGTGAGACCGTGTCCACCCCGCTGAGCTACTACAAGGAGCCCGAGCGCTACGACGTCGTGGTCGAGGGCATCGCCCGCGACGGCCGTCCGGCGCAGGGCAGCTTCACGGTGCTGGACGTGGCGGACGGAAGCGTGTCGGCCACCCGCAACTGGGGCACGGACGACAGCTCGTGCACGACCGACTCCTGGGCCATGAGCAACTGCATCCGCCTGGAGCCCGGGACCTACTCGATCTCCGGTGTCGTGTTCACCATGCCCGAGGGCCAGTCCTCCACGGCACCGCCCGCCTTCGACGAGTACGCCCTCAACACCTCGCTCGTCGCAGACCCGGAGGTCACCATCGACGGGCCGACCACGCTCACCCTGGATGCCAGGGACGCGGTCGAGGTCCAGATCCAGACCCCCGAGCACGAGGCCCGTCCGGCGACCGGTTCCGCGCTGCACGTCGGCCTGGACCGGGTCGCCCAGGACGGTACGGCGCTCAGCCAGGGGCAGTTCATCACCCCCCGGACGATGGTCGAGTCACGGCTGTTCATGACGCCGACCGACGACGTGCAGCTCGGCGAGCTGTCGGCATACACCCAGTGGACGCTGGAGGCCCCGGACGTCGCCCTCCAGGTGGCCGGGAACGACGCACTCTCCCTGGACCCCCACTACTTCGACCCGTACTACTTCAGTGACCACAGCTGGCAGTTCCCGCGGCTCGAGGGGGAGCACTCGCTGCCGGTCATCGACGTGGGGACGGCGACGGCGGAGGAGATCGCCGGAACCGAGCTGACCGGGGCCCTCGCCCTCGTCCGCAGCTCCGACGCACTCTCCGCCGGTGAGCAGTCCAACAACGCGGCCGAGGCGGGAGCGGCGATGGTGGCGGTCTACCACGACACCCCGGGCTCGGACCCCCACCCGGGAGCCACCGGCATCCTGCTGGAGGTGCCCACGGTGCGGCTCTCGCACGCCGAGGGGACCGGCCTGCTGGAGCTGCTCGGTCAGGGACCGGTCACGGTCCTCGCCGCCGGTGAGCCCGCCAGCCCCTACCGGTACAACCTGCGACTGACCGAGGAGGGCGGCATCCCGGCGGAGCTGGAGTATGTGCTCGACACCGATGAGCTCGCTGCGGTGACCAACGGGTTCCACAGCCAGCTGAGTACCGAGGTGACCCTGACCGAGACCTGGTACACGCAGCGCGTCGGGGACAACTTCGCCATCACCTTCCCGACACCGACGCTGGGCGGGCCGCGCGAGCGGGTGGACTACTACGTGGCCGACCCCGGACTGGAGTACATCCAGGGCATCGAGACACCCGAGAACCAGTACAACTACCTCTGGCCGAGCGACCCGCAGGCGCGGATCTACCTCGTCAACCAGCCGCAGACCTTCGGGCCCGGGGAGCGCCTCGAGCGCTCCTGGCTCCAGGCACCACTGCGACCCGGTCTGTGGCCCGAGCGCTCGATCATGCGGACCGAGGACTTCCTGGACATCCGGCTGGCCGCCTTCGTCGACGGCGAGGGAAACACCTCCGAGGGCTCGACCTCGTACTTCGACAACGGGTTCGACGTCACGATGAGGCTGTTCGCCGACGGTGAGCTGGTGATGGAGAGCGACTACGCCAACGGCCGGTTGGACCTGCCGCCCGACGCGGAGGACTACCGCCTCGAGTACGAGGTGGACAACCATGCGCCGTGGGCCGAGCTGGCGACGCACACCATCTCGGCGTGGACCTATCAGTCGACCCGTCCGCAGGGCGACCAGACCCGCATCGAGCCGTTGCTGACCGTCGACTACGACCTCGACGTCGACCTGCAGAACAGGCTACGTCCGGCCTCACCGACCGACGGTCCGGCCACCATCGAGTTCACGGTGAGGCACCAGACCGGTGCGTCGCAGTCCCAGATCCTGCCCGACGCCTCGTTGGACATCTCCTACGACGGCGGGACCACCTGGAGGTCGGTCGAGAACCTGCGCGAGCTCGAGAACGGGCGCTTCGCAGGCGATCTGCCGGCCGAGGTCCCGGAGCAGAACGACGGGACGCTCTCCCTGCGGATGAGCGCCCAGGACGCAGCCGGCAGCACGGTGGAGCAGGAGGTGCACCGGGCCGCCGGGTTGCCCGAGCCGGTCGAGGGCGAGCCGGTGGAGGTCGACCGGATCTCCGGCAAGCACCGCTACGCCACCGCGGCAGCGACCGCGCTGGCGTTCGGGGAGGTCGACACGGTCTACCTGGCCAGCGGCCAGCAGTTCCCGGACGCGCTGAGCGGCGTGGCCCCCGCCGTCCGTGACGGGGCCCCGGTCCTGCTCACCAGGGCGGGGCAGCTGCCGAGCGACACCAAGGCAGCCATGGTCGAGCTGGCCCCGGAGACCGTCCTCGTCCTGGGTGGCGACCAGGCGGTCAGCGACACCGTGCTCGACGAGGTGGGTTCGTTGACCGGGGCGAAGGTCTCGCGAGTCGCCGGTCGGGACCGCTACGGCACAGCCGCGGAGCTGGCGCTCGAACGGTTCGTCCCGGACGACGTCGACACGGTCTACGTCGCCTCGGGCCGGGAGTTCGCGGACTCCCTGTCCGCTGGTCCGCTCGCCGGCCAAGGCGGTGACCCGGTGGTCCTCACCAAGCCTGACGACCTGCCGTCCGCCACGATCCAGGCCCTGACGGCACTGGCTCCGGAGCGGATCGTGGTGCTGGGCGGCGAGGTGGCGGTCGACGACGCGGTCTACAGCGAGCTGAGGGGCTATGCCGACACCGTCGAGCGGCTGGCGGGTGAGACCCGGTACGAGACCGCGGCGTTCGTCGCCGAGCGGGTCGCACCGACCGGCCGCGAGTTCGTGGCCTCCGGGCAGGAGTACGCGGACGCCCTCTCCGGTGGCGCGCTGGCCGGCCTCCACGGCAGCCCGGTGCTGCTGACCAAGGCGGAGGAGCTGCCCTCGGTCACCGGTGACGCGCTGACGGAGCGTGAGCCCTCGCAGGTGACCCTGCTGGGTGGCGAGCTCCGGATCCCCGATGCGGTGCGCGCCGCGATCGAGGAGCTGTTCCGGCCCTGA
- a CDS encoding single-stranded DNA-binding protein — protein sequence MAQTMLTISGRVAQEPKIRHGKTTGAPFCVVSVAVNNDRFDKEQERWVNLDTTFYELVCFGGLGANVAASLKVGDPVVALGRFKVSSWEGETQRSQTPTITCEHLGPDLRFGTAALVRGQAGYGQDRVDQDVDFREITAEREAAASGSSARSPAADARDLDASPGPDADEDGVVSEEDAEEFLARSA from the coding sequence ATGGCCCAGACCATGCTGACCATCAGCGGCCGCGTCGCGCAGGAGCCCAAGATCAGGCACGGCAAGACCACCGGCGCGCCGTTCTGCGTCGTCTCGGTGGCGGTCAACAACGACCGCTTCGACAAGGAGCAGGAGAGGTGGGTCAACCTCGACACCACCTTCTACGAGCTCGTCTGCTTCGGGGGGCTGGGCGCCAACGTGGCTGCCTCGCTCAAGGTGGGTGACCCGGTCGTCGCGCTCGGCCGGTTCAAGGTGAGCAGCTGGGAGGGGGAGACCCAGCGCTCCCAGACGCCCACCATCACCTGCGAACACCTCGGCCCCGACCTGCGGTTCGGCACCGCGGCCCTCGTCCGGGGGCAGGCCGGCTACGGCCAGGACCGGGTCGACCAGGACGTCGACTTCCGGGAGATCACGGCCGAGCGGGAGGCCGCCGCGAGCGGGAGTTCGGCCAGGTCGCCCGCAGCGGACGCGCGGGACCTGGACGCCAGCCCGGGGCCGGACGCCGACGAGGACGGTGTGGTGAGCGAGGAGGACGCCGAGGAGTTCCTCGCCCGCAGCGCCTGA
- a CDS encoding dynamin family protein yields MTDTDPAQLLAAVERLRDSADRLHLPLAVASAEPARVTRRELVQQLDDYVLPRLRSLDAPLLAVVGGSTGSGKSTLVNSLVGRQVTRPGVIRPTTRASVLVHTEQDTRWFTGRRVLPDLARVVDEAGAVDDPGSVRLVGTDALPSGLALLDAPDIDSVVQANRQLSKQLLAAADLWLFVTTAARYADAVPWDLLREASERGTSVAVVLNRVPPEALREVRVHLATMLREQGLGKAPIFAVPEVDLEDGRIPEREVQRLRGWLHSLAGDARARSLVVRRTLSGALGSLAGRAQEIAGAGREQVAAREQLQEVSRAAYADALRNVGEGVQDGSLLRGEVLARWQELVGTGEFLRSVEAGVGRVRDRITAFFTGREVSSEPLEEALQTGAAALITSHGQVAASTAARAWRRSRAGEPLVREHPELGKATPGYPEEVERLIRDWQHDILEMVREEAGSRRSTARYLSFGVNGLAVLLMVLVFSATSFIPTGAEVAIAGGSAVLAQRLLEAVFGDQAVREMSRKARTALLARVEALYEQEQARFDAVLEEVPVPEHVIGELEAAAAQVEAAR; encoded by the coding sequence GTGACCGACACCGACCCCGCGCAGCTGCTCGCTGCCGTCGAGCGGCTCCGGGACTCGGCCGACCGACTGCACCTGCCCCTCGCGGTCGCCAGCGCCGAGCCGGCCCGGGTCACCCGTCGCGAGCTGGTCCAGCAGCTGGACGACTACGTGCTGCCCCGGCTGCGTTCTCTCGACGCGCCCCTGCTGGCTGTCGTCGGGGGCTCCACCGGCAGCGGCAAGTCGACCTTGGTCAACTCGCTGGTCGGCCGGCAGGTGACCCGTCCGGGGGTGATCCGCCCGACCACCCGCGCCTCGGTCCTGGTCCACACCGAGCAGGACACCCGCTGGTTCACCGGCCGACGGGTGCTGCCGGACCTGGCCCGGGTGGTCGATGAGGCCGGCGCCGTGGACGACCCGGGTTCGGTCCGCCTGGTGGGCACCGACGCGCTCCCGTCCGGCCTGGCCCTGCTGGACGCTCCCGACATCGACTCGGTCGTCCAGGCCAACCGGCAGCTGTCCAAGCAGCTGCTGGCGGCGGCCGACCTGTGGCTGTTCGTCACCACGGCCGCCCGGTATGCCGATGCCGTCCCGTGGGACCTGCTGCGGGAGGCTTCGGAGCGGGGCACCTCGGTCGCCGTCGTGCTCAACCGGGTCCCCCCGGAGGCGCTGCGGGAGGTCCGGGTGCATCTGGCCACCATGCTGCGCGAGCAGGGGCTGGGCAAGGCACCGATCTTCGCCGTGCCCGAGGTCGACCTGGAGGACGGCCGCATACCGGAGCGGGAGGTGCAGCGGCTGCGCGGCTGGTTGCACTCCCTGGCCGGCGATGCCCGGGCGAGGTCGTTGGTCGTCCGCCGGACGCTGAGCGGGGCGCTGGGCTCCCTCGCCGGACGCGCGCAGGAGATCGCGGGGGCGGGGCGTGAGCAGGTGGCTGCACGCGAGCAGCTGCAGGAGGTGTCGAGGGCGGCCTACGCCGACGCCCTGCGCAACGTCGGCGAGGGCGTGCAGGACGGCTCGCTGCTGCGCGGGGAGGTGCTCGCCCGCTGGCAGGAGCTGGTGGGGACCGGGGAGTTCCTGCGCTCGGTCGAGGCCGGCGTGGGACGGGTCCGGGACCGCATCACCGCCTTCTTCACCGGCAGGGAGGTCAGCTCCGAACCCCTGGAGGAGGCGCTGCAGACCGGGGCCGCGGCGCTGATCACCTCGCACGGACAGGTCGCCGCCAGCACGGCGGCCCGGGCCTGGAGACGCAGCCGAGCAGGGGAGCCGTTGGTGCGCGAGCACCCGGAGCTCGGCAAGGCCACCCCCGGCTACCCGGAGGAGGTGGAGCGGCTCATCCGCGACTGGCAGCACGACATCCTGGAGATGGTGCGCGAGGAAGCCGGGTCCCGCCGCTCGACCGCCCGCTACCTTTCCTTCGGGGTCAACGGGCTGGCCGTGCTCCTGATGGTCCTGGTGTTCAGCGCCACCAGCTTCATCCCGACCGGGGCGGAGGTCGCCATCGCCGGCGGCTCTGCCGTCCTGGCCCAGCGTCTGCTGGAGGCGGTCTTCGGCGACCAGGCCGTGCGGGAGATGTCCCGCAAGGCGCGCACCGCCCTGCTGGCCAGGGTGGAGGCCCTCTACGAGCAGGAGCAGGCCCGCTTCGACGCGGTCCTGGAGGAGGTTCCCGTGCCCGAGCACGTCATCGGCGAGCTGGAGGCGGCCGCGGCCCAGGTGGAGGCGGCCCGGTGA
- a CDS encoding helix-turn-helix domain-containing protein, translating into MAEHGNLLLGGLGVSGTEEATYRALLRSGPSTLASLAERAQLSRESLRRMLPSLEELGLVSRLPGRPLRLTATPPGVALDALAARRQDEVASSRAAASVLMAEAAVHTVERPEELLEVVTGGDVIAQRFYQLHEAAQHQVLGLVKPPFAIDTSRPNVTQEAAMRRGVTVRCIYCPTSFDSPSMLANVQRATAHGEIARIADIPTKLTVIDDKFALLPLTSRSVTVESALIVHSSALLDALISLFEVLWRTAAPLDLATATPGATHPDALEQDMVSLLASGMQDDAVARQLGISTRTLQRKLQALFTQLDSRTRFQAGFRAASRQHQQDRASL; encoded by the coding sequence ATGGCGGAGCACGGAAACCTCCTGCTCGGAGGGCTCGGCGTGTCCGGGACGGAGGAGGCCACCTACCGTGCCCTGCTCCGGAGCGGCCCCTCGACGCTGGCCAGCCTGGCGGAGCGGGCGCAGCTGTCCAGGGAGTCGCTGCGCCGGATGCTGCCGAGCCTGGAAGAGCTCGGTCTGGTCAGCAGGCTGCCCGGAAGACCACTGCGTCTCACCGCGACCCCTCCGGGCGTGGCGCTCGACGCGTTGGCTGCCCGGCGCCAGGACGAGGTCGCCTCCAGCCGGGCCGCGGCGAGCGTGCTGATGGCCGAGGCGGCAGTCCACACCGTCGAACGCCCCGAGGAGCTCCTGGAGGTGGTCACCGGAGGCGACGTGATCGCCCAGCGTTTCTACCAGCTGCACGAGGCGGCACAGCACCAGGTGCTGGGTCTGGTCAAGCCACCCTTCGCCATCGACACCTCCCGACCGAACGTGACCCAGGAAGCCGCGATGCGCCGAGGAGTCACCGTACGGTGCATCTACTGCCCGACCTCCTTCGACTCACCGAGCATGCTGGCCAATGTGCAGCGCGCGACGGCCCACGGCGAGATCGCCCGCATCGCCGACATCCCCACGAAGCTGACGGTCATCGACGACAAGTTCGCGCTCCTCCCCCTGACCTCCCGGTCGGTGACGGTCGAGAGTGCGCTGATCGTGCACTCCAGCGCCCTGCTCGATGCACTCATCTCCCTGTTCGAGGTGCTGTGGCGCACGGCCGCCCCGCTCGACCTCGCCACGGCGACCCCGGGGGCGACCCACCCGGACGCCCTGGAGCAGGACATGGTCTCGCTGCTCGCCAGTGGCATGCAGGACGACGCAGTAGCCCGCCAGCTCGGCATCAGCACGCGCACGCTCCAACGCAAGCTGCAGGCCCTCTTCACCCAGCTCGACAGCCGCACCCGGTTCCAGGCCGGCTTCCGGGCAGCGAGTCGGCAGCACCAGCAGGACCGCGCCTCGCTGTAG
- the tyrA gene encoding bifunctional chorismate mutase/prephenate dehydrogenase — protein sequence MTDRAGAEQPLDALRGQIDEVDRELVGLLARRLELVSQVGEVKGQHGLPIYAPEREATMIAAKRALAEEQGVPPGLVEDVLRRCMREAYTHEKNMGFTTQAPDLGPVVVVGGAGRMGALFGRMLRLSGYEVRVVEQEHSPQEVAELVEGAGMVLVSVPIHETVRVVRSLPPLPADCLLADLTSTKRAVMQAMLEVHPGPVLGLHPMFGPDVDSFAKQVVAYVPGRDPGASDWLLEQIRLWGARLHRVDAEEHDHAMGLIQALRHFSTFAYGAHLAQEDRDLPTLLALSSPIYRLELIMVGRLFAQDPGLYYDIITASHDALELVSRYHERYGQAIELLRSGDREAFVAQFEQVGEWFGDYAQRFLAESAALLAHADATRT from the coding sequence ATGACGGACAGAGCGGGCGCGGAGCAGCCGCTGGACGCGCTGCGCGGCCAGATCGACGAGGTGGACCGAGAGCTGGTGGGGCTGCTGGCCCGCCGGCTGGAGCTGGTCTCGCAGGTCGGGGAGGTCAAGGGACAGCACGGCCTGCCGATCTACGCTCCGGAGCGTGAGGCGACGATGATCGCCGCCAAGCGGGCCCTCGCCGAGGAGCAGGGCGTGCCGCCCGGTCTGGTGGAGGACGTCCTGCGCCGGTGCATGCGCGAGGCCTACACCCACGAGAAGAACATGGGTTTCACCACGCAGGCGCCCGACCTCGGGCCGGTCGTCGTGGTCGGCGGGGCCGGGCGGATGGGCGCCCTCTTCGGGCGCATGCTGCGCCTCTCCGGGTATGAGGTGCGGGTCGTCGAGCAGGAGCACTCGCCCCAGGAGGTGGCCGAGCTGGTCGAGGGTGCCGGGATGGTGCTGGTCTCGGTGCCCATCCACGAGACGGTCCGGGTCGTGCGTTCGCTGCCGCCGCTGCCCGCGGACTGCCTGCTCGCGGACCTCACCTCGACCAAGCGGGCCGTCATGCAGGCCATGCTCGAGGTGCACCCCGGGCCGGTGCTGGGGCTGCACCCGATGTTCGGTCCCGACGTGGACAGCTTCGCCAAGCAGGTCGTCGCCTACGTCCCCGGGCGGGATCCCGGTGCCAGCGACTGGCTGCTGGAGCAGATCCGCCTGTGGGGTGCCCGGCTGCACCGGGTCGACGCGGAGGAGCACGACCACGCCATGGGCCTGATTCAGGCCCTGCGGCACTTCTCCACCTTCGCCTACGGGGCCCACCTGGCCCAGGAGGACCGGGACCTGCCGACCCTGCTGGCGCTCTCCTCGCCGATCTACCGACTGGAGCTGATCATGGTCGGGCGGCTCTTCGCCCAGGATCCCGGGCTCTACTACGACATCATCACCGCCTCGCACGACGCGCTCGAGCTGGTCTCCCGCTACCACGAGCGCTACGGGCAGGCCATCGAGCTGCTGCGCAGCGGCGACCGCGAGGCCTTCGTCGCCCAGTTCGAGCAGGTCGGGGAGTGGTTCGGCGACTACGCCCAGCGCTTCCTCGCCGAGTCCGCGGCCCTGCTGGCCCACGCCGACGCCACCCGTACGTAA